A stretch of DNA from Micromonospora sp. NBC_01813:
CATACCGCGATGCTACCCGGTTCCTACCATTGTTACTACCGCCTTCAGTCGCCGGGCCGACGTGCGACGCAGGCTGCGGTGCGTGGTTCGCCACTCGCCGGGTCTGGCGCTGCGCGCGGCGGCGGACCGCCCGTTACGGTAGGGATCATGAGTCACGGGGGCGAGGCCGGCGAGCTGCGCCGGCCACGGGTCGGCCACATCCAGTTCCTGAACTGCCTGCCCATCTACTGGGGGCTGATGCGCTCCGGCGCGCTGCTCGACGTCGACCTGCACAAGGACTCGCCCGAGCAGCTCGGTGCCGCGCTGGTCGCCGGTGACCTGGACATCGGCCCGATTTCGCTGGTCGAGTATCTGCGGCACGCCGACGAGTTCCTGCTGTTGCCGGACATCGCGGTCGGCAGCGACGGGCCGGTGCTGTCGGTGAACGTCGTCGCCACCCGGCCACTCGACGAGCTGTCGGGTCGTCCGGTGGCGCTCGGCTCGACCTCGCGGACCGGGGTGCTGCTGGCCCGGATGCTGCTCGCCGAGCGGTACGCCGCGACCCCGGAGTACTTCACCTGCCCGCCGGACGTCACGCAGATGCTGTTGGAGGCGGACGCCGCCGTACTGATCGGCGACGTCGCGCTACGGGCCCGTTACGAGGCCCCGGACCGGGGGCTGACGGTCACCGACCTGGGGCAGGCCTGGCGGGACTGGACCGGGTTGCCGATGGTGTTCGCCGTCTGGGCGGTCCGGCGGGACTTCGCCGCTGCCCATCCGGGCCAGGTCAAGGAGGTCCATCAGGCGTTCCTGCGCTCCCGCGACCTCTGCCTCGCCGAGCTCGACGAGGTGGCGCAGGCAGCGGCCCGCTGGGAGCCGTTCGACGCGGCCACGTTGGCGTCGTACTTCCGGGCGTTGGATTTTTCGCTCGGTGACCGGCAGGTGGCGGGGTTGCGGGAGTTCGCCGCCCGGGCGGCCCGCCTGGGCGAGGCCCCGGCCCTGCCGGCCGGCGGCCCGGAGTTCTTCCTGCCCTGAAGGGGTGCGGGTCGGGCGGGTGCGGGTGGGCCTGCCGTCAGGCGCGGGCTGCGGCGTCGCGTAGCTGCTGGGCGACGCCCCGGCACACGTCGGCGCCGTAGCTGTACGGGTGGCTGGTCGGGAAGCGGGCCATCACGCCGAGGGTCCAGCCGTCGCCGATCGCGAGGCAGTTGACGTGCCACTGCCGTTCGTCGTCGCGGATCACCCAGCCGTTCTTGATGGCGATTCCGGCGGTCTCGTCGTCGGGAAACGCCTGGATCACGCCGAAGTCACCAGGGCTGCGGACGCTGCGCATCTGCTCCAGCAGCCAGTCGGTCCACCGGTCGCCGGCCGCCCGGCCATCGACGACGCAGGCACCGAGCCGGGTGATGTCGCGGGGTGAGAGCCGCGTGACGCTCCACCTGTTCTCGGCGGAGCTGCTGTCGGTGAGCCCACAGATGTCGATCATCCGGTCGATCGCCGCCGACCGCCCGATCTCCTGCCAGAGGTCCTCGGCGGCCCAGTTGTCGCTGTCCCGGATCATGATTTCGAGTTGCTGCATCCGGTACTCGTTCGGGGTCTGTCCCGCTTCGTCGGCCCGACGTAGGAAGTCCGCGGCGATCCACGTCTTGATCAGCGAGGCGGTGGTGCTGGTCTCGTCGAGGTTGTCGGAGCCGGTGATCTCTCCGGTGCGTTGGTCCAGCATCGCCCACGACCACCAGCCGTCCACGTCGAGTTTCACCTCGGCCGGCGCGATCGCCAGCGGCGGCAGGGTGGGGACCGGGGCAGCGGCCAGGCCGGCGTCGGGCTGCACTGGTCCGACGAGTTGCGGTGCCGGAGCGATGGCCTGCCGTCCGGCGGTCTGCTGGTCGGTCTCGGGTGCCAGCGGTGCGCCAGGGACGAGGCGCAGCCCGGTGAGGGCTGCGGCGACCAGCAGGAGCACGCCGGACAGCAACAGCGGTGTGCGCCACCGCGATCTGTGGTGCCGGGGGACCGCTACCGGTCGATCGGTCGACGCCGGACGAGCTGGCACCAGCGGCAGCGTGCCGGATCGTCCGCCGACGCGTTGTCCGGGGATCGGTGAGGTGGTGCTGGTGCGGCGGTGCCGGGGGCGACCGGTCGGTGGCGAGGAGGGTTGGTCAGGCATGTCAGCTTTCGGCCGCGACGTCGGCGGGGGCGTCGCCAGCGGGTAGTTGGATCGATGCACCGGCGTGCGGGGTCACCAGTTGGCTGGCCACGTCACGGCACACGCCGGCGCCATGGTCGAGGCCGTACTCGCCGGGATAGCGGGTCATGACGGCGAGCACCCAGTCGTCACTGACCGCAAGACAGTTGAGATGCCAGGACATGTCGGACCAGAGCATTGTCCAGCCGTTCTTGAGGCCGATGTCCTCCTCGTCGCGCATGCTCTGCGGCAGCCCGTCGATGATGCCCCAGCGGCCGCCGCCGGACCGGGCCTGCTGATCCGACTCGGCGGTGGTCCCGCGGACCTGGGCCATCTCATTGAGCAGCCAGTCGGTCCACCTGGGTCCGGCGGCGGTGCCGTTCTTGACGCATTCGCCCAGCAGCACGGCGTCGCGGGCGGACATCTGCGTGTAGCTCCACCAGATGCTGCGCTCGCCGGGTGGGATGACCGCCCGGGTCTGCTGCAGCCCGCACATCTTGATCATTCGGTCGAGGACGACGTCGCCGCCGGCCGCGTAGTACAGCCGGTTGGCCGCGTCGTCGTCG
This window harbors:
- a CDS encoding menaquinone biosynthetic enzyme MqnA/MqnD family protein, with the translated sequence MSHGGEAGELRRPRVGHIQFLNCLPIYWGLMRSGALLDVDLHKDSPEQLGAALVAGDLDIGPISLVEYLRHADEFLLLPDIAVGSDGPVLSVNVVATRPLDELSGRPVALGSTSRTGVLLARMLLAERYAATPEYFTCPPDVTQMLLEADAAVLIGDVALRARYEAPDRGLTVTDLGQAWRDWTGLPMVFAVWAVRRDFAAAHPGQVKEVHQAFLRSRDLCLAELDEVAQAAARWEPFDAATLASYFRALDFSLGDRQVAGLREFAARAARLGEAPALPAGGPEFFLP